CGCTCACCGCAGTGCGTAGACGCGGGTTGGCGTTGATGTCGCCCCCACCCAAGCGCGCGGCGATGGTGATCTCTTTGATCAGCTTGGTAAACAGCTTGCCGCGCTTGGCATCACGCGCCGCCTTCTTGTGCTTAATCGAACTCCATTTAGAATGGCCTGACATGACTCTTATAAGCCTTTGTAAAACTTGGGGGCGATCATCCTCACCTTACCACAGCCAGAGGCGGCGCGGGAGCCGCTAGCGCCGGACCAGTGATGGCAAGATTGTTGCGATACCGCTCGCAGAAAGCAACCGACCGCCGGCGCGGGCTGCTTGCCCGTTGGTGGCCGGCTCTAGGAACCTTGGCGCTGGCCGCCTGCCTTTACCCCCCGCAGGCACCGCCGCCCGCTTCGGCCCTGCCCACCAAGATGGTGATCGACGCGCCCTACGATCTGACTTGGGACGCCGTCAACAAGGTGATGAAAGACCTGGGCTACATCATCGTGGCTCAGGACCCCAGCCACGGGATTATCGAAACCCAGGGCATCGCTTTTACGCTGTACGATGCCGATTGCGGCATCGTCGGGACCGCAGTGGGCAAGCAGGTGGCTCAGCCAGCGGCGGGCAGCAGCTCGGTCTTCAACATTTATCTGAAGCCAGCGGGCGACGAAGCTACCAGCGTCAGCATCCAGGCCAATTACAGCACCCCGATTCAGGTCCCCTTCCATCCCCAGCAAAACCAAGTCTGTGTATCGAGCGGACGGCGCGAAAACGCCCTGCTTGAGCTATTCAAGGAACAGGCCGCCAAAACCCATCGACCAGTCTTCAAGCCCCCGAGCCAATAACCGAACTATGGCAGTGGCGCCGCGCGCGCTAGGCTAAACGCATGGCAATCCAAAGAGTTTGCGTCTATTGCGCTTCCAGCCGGCAATGTGATCCGGTCTACCATCAAGCTGCCGCCGAGCTGGGTCGGGAGCTGGCCGCCCATCACGTGACGATCGTTTACGGCGGTGGCGCGGCCGGCTCGATGGGCCATCTAGCCAACGCTGCCCTAGACGCGGGCGGTCACGTGGTGGGCATCTTGCCCCGCTTCATGTACGACCTTGAATGGGGCCATCAACGGCTCTCGGAACTGCGGCTGGTCAACGACCTTCACGAGCGCAAGCGCGCCATGATAGCCGAGGTCGATGCGGTCATCGCGCTGCCCGGCGGCTGTGGCACCCTTGAAGAATTATTCGAGGCTATCACCTGGAAACGGCTGGGGCTGTACGCCGGGCCGATTGTGCTGGTGAATACTCGAGGCTTTTTCGACGATTGCGTCAAACTGCTTCAGGCTTGCATCGAGCAACGCTTCATGGACCCCCGTCACGCGCAAATGTGGAGCGTGGTGAACCAGCCGGCTGAGGTCTTGGCAGCGATCGAATCGGCCCCACCCTGGTTTCATCGCAATCGTGCCTTTGCCGCGCTTTAAGCGATTGCGCTGAGCGGTATAAGCATCAGCGCATTGCGAAAAGAGCCGAGAATTGTCCGGTTAAGCAAAAGTTTGGCCTTATGCCTTGACGCCATCACGCAATTTATGCCATTGCGATGGCTCGATCCGTAGCGATCATTGCCTTGGGGAAGGCGAGTCTGGGGAACTTTGCGCGGCGTTAGCCTCGCGGGATGCGGTTCGAAACCTGGCCGGCTTTAAGCGGGTGCGTCGCGCAACCTAACATAGGGGAGCGCAGACCATGAGACGTATGACCGTTGCGCT
The DNA window shown above is from Candidatus Binataceae bacterium and carries:
- a CDS encoding TIGR00730 family Rossman fold protein; amino-acid sequence: MAIQRVCVYCASSRQCDPVYHQAAAELGRELAAHHVTIVYGGGAAGSMGHLANAALDAGGHVVGILPRFMYDLEWGHQRLSELRLVNDLHERKRAMIAEVDAVIALPGGCGTLEELFEAITWKRLGLYAGPIVLVNTRGFFDDCVKLLQACIEQRFMDPRHAQMWSVVNQPAEVLAAIESAPPWFHRNRAFAAL